The Pygocentrus nattereri isolate fPygNat1 chromosome 1, fPygNat1.pri, whole genome shotgun sequence genome window below encodes:
- the tent5bb gene encoding terminal nucleotidyltransferase 5Bb: MSSAEGSGSGSGSGSGSGSGSGSDQSRRFCVLSWEQVQRLDSILGESVPIHGRGNFPTLSVQPRQIVQVVRARLEERGVVVRDVKLNGSAASHVLHQDTGLGYKDLDLIFGLSLTDDKTFRLVKDVVLDSLLDFLPAGVSRERMGALTLKEAYVQKLVKVCNDTDRWSLISLSNNTGKNVELKFVDSLRRQFEFSVDSFQIGLDSLLLFDRCSETPMSESFHPSVLGESMYGDFEEALGHLRSKTIATRSPEEIRGGGLLKYCHLLVRGFRPASEAQMKMLQRYMCSRFFIDFPDIGEQQRKLEAYLQNHFNGMEHKRYECLVTLRRVVDESTVCLMGHERRQTLALISALALRTLAEQNAIPALANVTCYYQPAPYVRDVNFSNYYVARVHSPVPYRTWLPCS, translated from the exons ATGTCCTCGGCGGAGGGTTCTGGgtctggctctggctctgggTCTGGGTCTGGCTCTGGGTCTGGGTCTGACCAGAGCCGGAGGTTTTGCGTCCTGTCCTGGGAGCAGGTGCAGCGATTGGACTCCATCCTGGGCGAAAGTGTGCCCATCCACGGGCGCGGAAACTTCCCCACGCTCTCCGTCCAGCCCAGGCAGATCGTACAG GTGGTCAGGGCTCGGCTGGAGGAGAGGGGCGTGGTGGTCCGTGATGTGAAGCTCAATGGTTCAGCGGCGAGCCACGTTCTCCACCAGGACACGGGCCTGGGCTACAAGGACCTGGACCTGATCTTCGGCTTGAGCCTGACCGACGACAAGACGTTCCGTCTGGTGAAGGACGTGGTGCTGGACAGCCTGCTGGACTTCCTGCCGGCAGGCGTTAGCCGTGAGCGCATGGGCGCCCTCACGCTGAAGGAGGCGTACGTGCAGAAGCTGGTGAAGGTGTGCAACGACACGGACCGCTGGAGCCTCATCTCGCTGTCTAACAACACGGGCAAGAACGTGGAGCTGAAGTTCGTGGACTCGCTGCGGCGGCAGTTCGAGTTCAGCGTGGACTCCTTCCAGATCGGCCTGGACTCGCTGTTGCTGTTCGACCGCTGCTCCGAGACACCCATGTCCGAGAGCTTCCACCCCAGCGTGCTGGGCGAGAGCATGTACGGCGACTTCGAGGAGGCGCTGGGCCACCTGCGCTCCAAGACCATCGCCACACGCAGCCCCGAGGAGATCCGCGGTGGCGGTCTACTCAAGTACTGCCACCTGCTGGTGCGGGGCTTCCGGCCCGCCTCGGAGGCGCAAATGAAGATGCTGCAGCGCTACATGTGCTCACGCTTCTTCATCGACTTCCCGGATATCGGCGAGCAGCAGAGGAAGCTGGAGGCCTACCTGCAGAACCACTTCAACGGCATGGAGCACAAGCGTTACGAATGCCTGGTGACGCTGCGGCGTGTGGTGGATGAGAGCACCGTGTGCCTGATGGGCCACGAGCGGCGGCAGACGCTGGCGCTCATCTCCGCGCTGGCCCTGCGCACCCTGGCCGAGCAGAACGCCATCCCCGCCCTCGCCAACGTCACCTGCTACTACCAGCCAGCGCCGTATGTGCGCGATGTCAACTTCAGCAACTACTACGTGGCACGAGTGCACTCGCCCGTACCCTACCGGACGTGGCTGCCCTGCAGCTGA